One genomic window of Haemophilus haemolyticus includes the following:
- the rimO gene encoding 30S ribosomal protein S12 methylthiotransferase RimO, whose amino-acid sequence MQNSTPSIGFVSLGCPKNLVDSERILTELRTDGYNIVPSYENVDLVIVNTCGFIDSAVQESLEAIGEALEENGRVIVTGCLGAKEDQIREVHPKVLEVSGPHSYEAVMAQVHKYVPKPTHSPYTSLVPKQGVKLTPKHYAYLKISEGCDHRCTFCIIPSMRGDLESRSITQVLDEAKRLAEAGVKELLVVSQDTSAYSMDLKRQEGGVKTAFWNGMPIKNDLMTLCKQLGKLGIWVRLHYVYPYPHVDDLIPLMADGTLLPYLDIPLQHASPKILKAMKRPGSIDRTLERIKQWREICPDLTLRSTFIVGFPGETEEDFQLLLDFLKEAQLDRVGCFKFSPVEGAPATEMADQVPEDVKEERFHRFMQLQQEISANRLKQKIGKTLDVLVDEIDEEGIIGRSKADAPEVDGLVYVDNLSGINVKVGDVIKVTITNSDEYDLWGSC is encoded by the coding sequence ATGCAAAATTCAACCCCAAGCATTGGCTTTGTAAGCCTTGGTTGCCCAAAAAACTTAGTAGATTCTGAACGAATCTTAACGGAGCTACGCACCGACGGTTACAACATTGTGCCAAGCTATGAAAATGTCGATTTAGTGATTGTGAACACTTGTGGCTTTATTGATAGTGCCGTGCAGGAATCACTCGAAGCGATTGGTGAAGCATTAGAAGAAAATGGACGAGTCATCGTGACTGGCTGTTTGGGGGCAAAAGAAGACCAAATTCGTGAAGTGCATCCTAAAGTTTTGGAAGTCAGCGGCCCACATAGTTATGAAGCAGTGATGGCTCAAGTTCACAAATACGTGCCAAAACCGACACATAGCCCTTACACCAGCTTAGTACCAAAACAAGGCGTGAAACTGACACCAAAACATTATGCCTATTTGAAGATCTCTGAAGGCTGTGATCACCGTTGTACGTTCTGTATTATTCCATCTATGCGTGGTGATTTGGAAAGCCGTTCTATTACGCAAGTCTTGGACGAAGCCAAACGTTTAGCCGAAGCAGGCGTAAAAGAATTGCTTGTGGTATCCCAAGACACTTCCGCTTATTCCATGGACTTAAAACGCCAAGAGGGCGGTGTAAAAACGGCTTTCTGGAATGGCATGCCAATTAAAAATGATTTAATGACGCTTTGTAAACAACTTGGCAAACTTGGCATTTGGGTTCGCTTACATTATGTGTATCCCTATCCGCATGTGGATGATTTAATTCCATTAATGGCTGATGGCACGCTCTTGCCGTATTTAGACATTCCATTACAACATGCGAGCCCAAAAATCTTAAAAGCAATGAAAAGACCGGGCAGTATTGACCGCACTTTAGAACGCATTAAACAATGGCGTGAAATTTGCCCAGATTTAACATTACGCTCCACCTTTATTGTTGGTTTTCCGGGTGAAACAGAAGAAGATTTCCAATTATTGCTCGATTTCTTAAAAGAAGCCCAACTTGATCGCGTAGGCTGCTTCAAATTCAGCCCAGTTGAAGGAGCTCCTGCAACAGAGATGGCTGACCAAGTACCAGAAGATGTGAAAGAAGAACGTTTCCATCGTTTCATGCAATTACAACAAGAAATTTCTGCAAACCGTTTAAAACAAAAAATCGGTAAAACTCTTGATGTATTAGTGGATGAAATTGACGAAGAAGGCATTATTGGCCGCTCCAAAGCAGATGCCCCTGAAGTTGATGGATTAGTTTATGTAGATAATTTAAGCGGAATCAATGTCAAAGTCGGCGACGTGATTAAAGTAACCATCACAAATTCTGATGAATATGATTTGTGGGGAAGTTGTTAA
- a CDS encoding MgtC/SapB family protein, producing the protein MENSSLLLTALFNPYHLIIFSKMLLAMVLGSVIGLERELKRKPVGVKTCAIIAVTTCVLTIVSIQAAEHYAQVSENIRTDPMRLAAQVISGIGFLGAGVILHKKNDAISGLTTAAIIWASAGIGIAAGAGFVFDAVIATVMILVSIRLSPLVQRWVHRKSQCRRTKFNILVNGAESIGKVTQLLVNNQYRIEHIQVKDQSSGEVRLQIRCFSIDSTMLKDAYALLKAEEGVMSVEVDN; encoded by the coding sequence ATGGAAAATTCATCTTTACTTTTAACCGCACTTTTCAATCCTTATCACTTAATTATTTTTAGCAAAATGCTATTGGCGATGGTGCTTGGTAGTGTTATTGGCTTAGAACGTGAGCTTAAGCGCAAACCTGTGGGCGTGAAAACTTGTGCCATTATTGCCGTCACCACTTGTGTGCTAACCATTGTTTCGATTCAAGCCGCAGAGCATTATGCGCAAGTTTCAGAAAATATTCGTACGGATCCGATGCGTCTTGCGGCTCAAGTGATTAGTGGCATCGGTTTTTTAGGGGCAGGTGTGATTTTGCATAAGAAAAATGATGCGATTTCAGGTTTAACCACTGCGGCGATTATTTGGGCTTCTGCGGGGATCGGTATTGCCGCTGGGGCGGGCTTCGTGTTTGATGCGGTCATCGCCACTGTGATGATTTTGGTGTCTATTCGATTAAGTCCGTTGGTTCAACGTTGGGTACATCGTAAATCACAATGTCGTCGGACAAAATTCAATATTCTTGTCAATGGTGCGGAAAGTATTGGAAAAGTCACTCAATTGTTAGTAAACAATCAGTATCGTATTGAACATATACAGGTGAAAGATCAAAGTAGTGGTGAGGTACGGTTACAAATTCGCTGTTTTTCCATTGATTCCACAATGTTGAAAGATGCGTATGCATTGTTGAAAGCGGAAGAAGGCGTGATGAGTGTTGAAGTAGATAATTAG
- the asd gene encoding aspartate-semialdehyde dehydrogenase, which translates to MKNVGFIGWRGMVGSVLMDRMSQENDFANLNPVFFTTSQAGQKAPVFGGKDAGELKNAFDIEELKKLDIIVTCQGGDYTNEVYPKLKATGWDGYWVDAASALRMKDDAIIVLDPVNQHVISEGLKKGIKTFVGGNCTVSLMLMAIGGLFEKDLVEWISVATYQAASGAGAKNMRELLSQMGLLEQAVSSELKDPASSILDIERKVTAEMRSDRFPTENFGAALGGSLIPWIDKLLPETGQTKEEWKGYAETNKILGLSDNPIPVDGLCVRIGALRCHSQAFTIKLKKDLPLEEIEQIIASHNEWVKVIPNDKETTLRELTPAKVTGTLSVPVGRLRKLAMGPEYLAAFTVGDQLLWGAAEPVRRILKQLVA; encoded by the coding sequence ATGAAAAATGTAGGCTTTATCGGCTGGCGCGGAATGGTGGGTTCCGTATTAATGGATCGTATGTCGCAGGAAAATGATTTTGCAAATCTTAATCCTGTATTTTTTACAACTTCACAAGCAGGTCAAAAAGCCCCTGTATTTGGTGGCAAGGATGCAGGCGAACTTAAAAATGCATTCGATATTGAAGAACTCAAAAAATTAGACATTATCGTGACTTGCCAAGGAGGAGATTACACCAATGAAGTCTATCCAAAATTAAAAGCAACAGGTTGGGACGGTTATTGGGTTGATGCCGCTTCTGCACTACGCATGAAAGATGATGCAATTATTGTGCTTGATCCGGTAAACCAACACGTGATTTCTGAAGGCTTGAAAAAAGGTATTAAAACTTTCGTAGGTGGTAACTGTACCGTGAGCTTAATGTTGATGGCTATCGGTGGTTTATTTGAAAAAGATTTGGTGGAATGGATTTCTGTCGCAACTTATCAAGCGGCTTCAGGTGCTGGCGCAAAAAATATGCGTGAATTACTTTCACAAATGGGTTTATTAGAACAAGCGGTTTCTAGTGAATTAAAAGACCCTGCTTCGTCAATTTTAGATATTGAACGTAAAGTGACAGCAGAAATGCGTTCTGATCGCTTCCCAACCGAAAACTTCGGTGCAGCATTAGGCGGTAGCTTAATTCCTTGGATTGATAAACTTCTTCCTGAAACAGGACAAACTAAAGAAGAATGGAAAGGTTATGCAGAAACCAACAAAATTTTAGGTTTAAGCGACAATCCAATTCCTGTGGATGGTTTATGTGTGCGTATCGGTGCCTTACGTTGCCATAGCCAAGCGTTCACCATTAAATTGAAAAAAGATTTGCCATTAGAAGAAATTGAACAAATTATTGCATCACATAATGAATGGGTAAAAGTGATTCCAAACGACAAAGAAACCACATTGCGTGAATTAACGCCAGCTAAAGTAACGGGTACATTAAGCGTACCAGTTGGTCGTTTACGTAAATTGGCAATGGGCCCTGAATATTTGGCTGCCTTTACTGTGGGTGACCAATTATTATGGGGCGCGGCAGAGCCAGTTCGCCGTATCTTAAAACAATTGGTAGCATAA